The sequence CTTACTCAATTCTACGCATTCTTTGACTCCTTTCCTATACACTGAGGAAGAGCCATTTCTATTTTGCCAGAAACAAAAAGGGAATTCGTTGAAAACAACGAGTTTCTCAATCTAAACGATCTATGCAAGAAATTCAATGTCTATCTTGGTTTCTATAACAAACTGAGGCCTCATGGATCTCTGAATTACAATTCACCGATTGATTTCTCTCAAATTCAAAGCAATTTCGAGGAAGTGTTAGTTAAACCCTAGTGTCCTTATATTATTCTCCAATAATCAAGGGTCAGACCGAGACTGTGGAAAGACTTCAAAATGTGGAGTCAGACAGGTTTTCCGGTGTCTGTCCCCCGCAGTTGATGAAGGGTATCGTCATTGCGGCTTGACATAGAATCTTGTTTTCTGATCTCTTCTCGCCTGGGCACAGTTTTTGAGTATAGAGAACTTCTGACTATAATTCCTTGTTGATTCAAAGTTAGTGCATGCGAGAAGGAATCGCAGGAGAATTCTTGGAAGTAGTACGTGACAATGTATATTGCTAGTGTTCTAATGAACTAGAACACCACATGAGCATGAAGTTGTGAAGGTGAATAAGAAATATCCTCCGATCATCAAGCTGGTTGTTGCGGGAGCTGTCACTTTCAGCGTTCATCTTTCAGCCTTCGATTGCTGGAGTGAGTTCTTTACTTACCAGCTACAAGAATCGCAATTGTATACTGTGCTTCATTCGGCAAATGAAACTGTGCGGTGACTCTTAGATTGCATAGGTGCAACATCAAGGATTATCAGGTATTATATTTCTTAGGAGCTTAGAAAGGGGAGGTTATGAAATGGAAGAAGAGAATGTGAAGAAAGAGAGCGGACTGTCTCAGATCTTTCTAGGTTTGATTGTTATTGCTCTTGGATTAGTGATCATTTTTGTGCCAGCCGTCCTGTCGAACTTCTGGCTCTTGTTCATCTGGCTCCCGGGTATTATTATGGAACACAATGCTTTTAAGAACCAGATCAACGGTCTGCTTATTTCCGGCGGGATTCTTCTGGTTGTTGCCCTTGCGCTGACTCTTGGAGTCATCTTTCCCGGTTTCTATTCTCAAGGAGGTTGGGGTCTGTTCGTTCTTGCTCCTGCCTTTGGGCTGCTGCAGCTCTATCTTGGCGAAGGACGAAGGAATTTCGGTTTGCTGGTTCCGATTGTGATATTAACTGCCGTGGGTGTGATCGCCCTGATACCTTCATCGCTTTCCCAGTGGACAATGATAGTGGTCGGTGCGGTTCTTATTCTCTTTGGTTTGCTCGTTCTTTTCAGAAGGAAATAGTCAGACGTCTCGGCCCATTTGGTAGAAATCGAAATAATGATCGTTAACTTTCATGAATTTCTTTAATTTTCCCTCGATTTCGAAGCCCATCTTTATGTAGAGAGCTATAGCCCGATCGTTATCGGTGCGGACTCTCAGACCAATCCTTGTAATTCCGTTTTTGTGAGCATGTTCAATTGAGAGCTCAATGAGCGCTCTTCCAATTCTCATTCCCCAGTACTTTTTTGACACGGAAAGAGCTATCTCTGCCCAGTGGTATATCCTCTTTCTCGAGCCGCCTTGCATCGTGATTAGGCCTACTATGCTCTGATCACATTTGGCAAAAGCCATCAGGCAGTTGTTCCTCTCCTTGAACGAACTAATGATATGTCTTTCATCCTCACTGCTCATGGTGAACTCGCCTCTTCCAAAGCTAAGGAAGTCGGACTCGACGGCTACTGAATTAATGTATTCGATTATTCTTTCTGAATCACCAACGCCCGCTCTGCAGAAACGACAAGAGTCACCGTTCTTGAGAGTGATTTCGCGGAGAAAGCTTTCAGAATGGAAGTTTTCCATCTTCGTCTTCCGTAGATGTCTCTTGAGGCTCCTCGGAAACCTCTTCCGCTTCAATGGAGTTCAGAAAACTCGAGTATTGCTTATCAAGTTCTTCCTTCTCCTTCTTAAGCGTTATCAGTCTCAAGCGCGCAGCGGTCAATAACTGAATTGCCTTCTGATAAGCCTTGAGCGCAATCTCTACATCAATTTGGGAATTGGTGCGAAAATACTCATCAATCGACCTTATGTGGCCAAGGAGTTTCTTGAAGTCCATGGAGTCTATTTGTTCTTCTTTCAATTTCAAGATTGATTCCAGCGTTTTCTCATCCATGTCACACCTCCGATTTCACTTCATCTATAGTAGTCTTTGCTTCTCCATCTTTGAAGACACACTCTAGCTTGTCACCTGCAAAAACGGCCTTGGCGCTGTTCACTATCAGGTCATTCTTCTTCAGGACGACGCCCCCAAACAGCAAGGATGCCGCATACCCGCCATGTTGAGTAAGTTGATCAAAAAGATTGTCCAGGTCATCTCCAGTGCGCATAATAAGATCATCTAATAGCCTTGCTATCGATTTGTCGAAAGTCTCGACGGCTACATCGGAATTCATGAAATATCTTTCGAGGCTGTTTCGCAGCTTACCGTAATCCAGCTGAGTTTCGCAAAAAGCAAGACTTCTCAGAATTGAAGTGTCCGCCCTGTTCATTAGAGCGTCTGTGGTCGAGAAAACTTCATTCATTGCTCGCTCGATTGAGAGAACGTATCTAGAGGGGTTGAATGATCCAAGTTCGTTCATTGCATGGGTTATTCTGTGCATAATGTTACCGGATAAAGTTGTTGCTTCATCCTCAATGAATCGATCCATTCGACTAATGTTGTCGTTGATCCTGTCGGAAATAATCTGAAGTCTGTCGGGTCCGATCTCGCTTCCCGCTCTTTCAAATTGCCATTCAACATCGTTATCAATAAGGTCGGCGAATTCTCGCAAAGAATCTATGTATTCATTGATCTGTTCACTTATCCCCCTTGCTACTGCGGTAGGAGTATCAAAGCGCTTCCAGGCAACAAAATCCGGTATTGTGAAGTCTCTTTCGTGCCCAATTGCACTCAACACCGGGCAGTATTCCTTGCTAAACTCTGAAATGGCAATGCCCAGTTCGAGACTGTCAAAGTACATCAAATCACTTGCAGATCCCCCACCTCTGGTTATAACCACAACATCATATTTGACGGTAGAACTTTTGATTGTTTCAAGAGCGGAAAGCACCCCTGGAACCGTGCGATTTCCTTGCATATAGGACTCGAAGAGATGCACAACAGGCTTGTATGGGTATTTCACAGAAAGATTCGAGAAGAAATCGCCGAGTCCTGCCGCTGTTGAAGAAGAAATTACGGCTACTCTTTTAATGGGCGGAAGCTCATTTAGATCATGCTCTTCAATCCTCAGAGCTCTCTTGGCCTTCAGAGCGAGGTAAATCTCCCTTCTGCGTGCAGTGATATCTGACTCGCCGATCGGGGCGATCGTATCTATCCAGATGGAGAAGCTTGCGCGAGGCTTGTAGAAGCTGAGAGTACCTTCGAAAAGCCACTTCTTGCCCTTCAGATCGGATGAGCTCTTGAGAGCCAGCTGTCTTCCCATCCTTGCAAAGGCAGGCTTTCCAGAAATCATGCTCAGGTCTATTCGCCTTTTCGTGTCACGTTCTTCATAATCTTGAGAAACGCTAATATATACATAGCTTCCCCGAACATTTATATTTGTCACATCAGCCGGAAACCTAACTCTCAGGTTATTCAAACCTACGCTGGTCAGAACCGATCTTATGTGTTCAAGCATGTTTTCAAGGTCTTTGAACTCAAGCGTCGCTTCTTCCATTTAGCTCTCCTTTGAATCGATACTCCCTTCCATTATAAAAGAAGAGGACGCCTCCAGGCGCCCCTAAATAAACTTTGATCGTCATTACTCTTACCTTGCTGTGTATCCTCCATCTACCATTAGTGATTCGCCGTGAATGAAAGAAGCTTCATCACTTGATAAAAAGAGAACTGCGCTTGCCACTTCCCTTGGATCTCCAAGTCTACCTACAGGATGCATTGAGACAAGCATCTCATACATCTGCGTACCCTCTTTCATGCCTGAATTCTCAAGCAGCGGGGTCTTGATGAAAGCGGGGTTCACAGCGTTAATTCGTATGTTCTTACTTGAATACTCA comes from Mesotoga sp. UBA6090 and encodes:
- the xseA gene encoding exodeoxyribonuclease VII large subunit — protein: MEEATLEFKDLENMLEHIRSVLTSVGLNNLRVRFPADVTNINVRGSYVYISVSQDYEERDTKRRIDLSMISGKPAFARMGRQLALKSSSDLKGKKWLFEGTLSFYKPRASFSIWIDTIAPIGESDITARRREIYLALKAKRALRIEEHDLNELPPIKRVAVISSSTAAGLGDFFSNLSVKYPYKPVVHLFESYMQGNRTVPGVLSALETIKSSTVKYDVVVITRGGGSASDLMYFDSLELGIAISEFSKEYCPVLSAIGHERDFTIPDFVAWKRFDTPTAVARGISEQINEYIDSLREFADLIDNDVEWQFERAGSEIGPDRLQIISDRINDNISRMDRFIEDEATTLSGNIMHRITHAMNELGSFNPSRYVLSIERAMNEVFSTTDALMNRADTSILRSLAFCETQLDYGKLRNSLERYFMNSDVAVETFDKSIARLLDDLIMRTGDDLDNLFDQLTQHGGYAASLLFGGVVLKKNDLIVNSAKAVFAGDKLECVFKDGEAKTTIDEVKSEV
- a CDS encoding IS3 family transposase yields the protein MPETKREFVENNEFLNLNDLCKKFNVYLGFYNKLRPHGSLNYNSPIDFSQIQSNFEEVLVKP
- a CDS encoding GNAT family N-acetyltransferase; its protein translation is MENFHSESFLREITLKNGDSCRFCRAGVGDSERIIEYINSVAVESDFLSFGRGEFTMSSEDERHIISSFKERNNCLMAFAKCDQSIVGLITMQGGSRKRIYHWAEIALSVSKKYWGMRIGRALIELSIEHAHKNGITRIGLRVRTDNDRAIALYIKMGFEIEGKLKKFMKVNDHYFDFYQMGRDV